From a single Natronorubrum tibetense GA33 genomic region:
- a CDS encoding GAP family protein encodes MNFLVVLPLVFVMIGGPQILSAIFLATSEDWRRNSAAFVFGASLSISLIVTLAYYFGSGVRQGGSNRLVHLLVLVVLLAAMVNVYLKREQSEPPTWMGKLETANPTFSFRLGFLLLGFFPTDILTSITVGTYLASHGDPLWYAAGFVLLTLLFLAGPSLALVTIGNRAETLLPKVRTWMNTHSWIVSEIVILIFVVITVNNIVG; translated from the coding sequence ATGAACTTCCTGGTGGTTCTCCCCTTGGTATTCGTCATGATCGGCGGGCCGCAAATCCTCAGCGCCATCTTTCTGGCCACGAGCGAAGACTGGCGACGGAATTCAGCCGCGTTCGTCTTCGGTGCCTCTCTCTCGATCAGTCTCATCGTCACGCTCGCGTATTATTTCGGCAGTGGCGTTCGTCAGGGCGGGTCGAATCGGCTGGTGCACCTGCTCGTGCTCGTCGTTCTCCTTGCCGCGATGGTGAACGTCTACCTGAAGCGCGAGCAATCGGAGCCGCCGACGTGGATGGGCAAACTCGAGACTGCGAACCCGACGTTCTCGTTTCGACTCGGATTCCTGCTATTGGGATTCTTTCCAACCGACATTCTCACGTCGATCACCGTCGGGACCTACCTCGCGAGTCACGGCGATCCGCTGTGGTACGCGGCCGGGTTCGTCTTACTGACGCTATTGTTCCTGGCCGGTCCATCGCTCGCCCTGGTTACGATCGGTAACCGTGCGGAGACGCTCCTTCCGAAGGTTCGCACCTGGATGAACACACACTCGTGGATCGTGAGCGAAATCGTGATCCTCATCTTCGTCGTGATCACTGTCAACAACATCGTCGGGTGA
- a CDS encoding IS5 family transposase, whose amino-acid sequence MKRDGFVVHTKTSRFTEKVVSLAQKAVVGQPAPAYRPGEEGYADWVILAVQGLKEYLGHPYRKLMDVLREMPRMTKSLGLTPETVPHFSTVCTRKQAIPMKRWRAILDQSAELYDLGDVQAIDATGVDRVQASQHYAKRTDYTFEAVKTTLLIDCKTSAILDIHCSMKQPHDTQVGWQVLVRNLDKLATVAADKGYDWEELRTRLRAESVTPLIPQRDPGMRGWSRNLLIKDRAYHQRSNAESVFFGLRRRYGDTLWSRNWFGQFRELVMKSAVRNIERAIEDSHP is encoded by the coding sequence GTGAAGCGGGATGGGTTCGTTGTGCACACGAAGACCTCCCGCTTCACAGAGAAGGTTGTGTCGCTCGCCCAAAAAGCCGTCGTTGGCCAGCCAGCTCCGGCCTACCGTCCGGGAGAAGAAGGTTACGCTGACTGGGTGATTCTCGCCGTCCAGGGGTTAAAAGAGTATCTCGGCCACCCGTACCGGAAGCTGATGGACGTCCTCCGTGAGATGCCGAGAATGACGAAATCACTCGGATTGACGCCTGAAACGGTCCCACACTTCTCGACGGTGTGTACGCGAAAGCAGGCGATTCCAATGAAGCGGTGGCGAGCGATTCTCGATCAGTCCGCCGAACTGTATGATCTCGGTGATGTGCAGGCGATCGACGCAACCGGTGTTGATCGCGTCCAAGCTAGCCAGCACTACGCAAAACGGACGGACTACACGTTCGAGGCGGTGAAGACGACGCTGCTCATTGATTGTAAAACCAGTGCGATTCTCGACATACACTGTTCGATGAAACAACCGCATGATACACAGGTCGGCTGGCAGGTGTTAGTGCGGAATCTCGACAAGTTGGCGACTGTCGCTGCCGATAAGGGCTACGACTGGGAGGAGCTTCGCACGAGATTGCGTGCGGAAAGTGTCACACCGCTGATCCCGCAGCGAGATCCTGGAATGCGGGGATGGTCGAGAAATTTGCTCATCAAGGATCGAGCGTATCACCAGCGTTCGAACGCTGAATCGGTATTTTTCGGTCTTCGGCGCAGATACGGCGATACACTCTGGTCGAGGAACTGGTTCGGTCAATTCCGTGAGCTTGTCATGAAATCCGCGGTCCGAAACATCGAACGCGCCATCGAGGACTCACACCCGTAA
- a CDS encoding MFS transporter: MSLTTFIVVVNASLMNVAIPTMVDEFDTTVTVIQGAVSLYSLVIAALILPAGTLPSRRSPRRVMAVALTVYAGGTLVAAISWNTTVLYLGWSLVQGSAAAVIFPLTFTVLTVSYEDDDRAKAFGLLAGVHGVGSTLGPIIGGALTTYASWRWGFSLQILGAGIILFFVQYVTPNPLSESRSSLDKGGTALSIVGATSLVAGFLLSGKYGWLVERRPFVVGEMQFNPFGTSPAIWFLGVGLLAFAALVQYEHRLERAGKSPLVPLHVLTNRPFLAGIITYNIRSIVSAGFMFIFPVYLQAVLGYTAFETGLALLPYSIASILFATFTTGWRKYISPKTLVQVGIVCMGAGLLVLYEQTGPGQTIGRMLLPVALYGAGVGLIVAQIGNMTMSAVPTTDSPEASAVLNVSSSIGFALGTAVVGSYFLGRFYGSVVDGVLRAEHVTVSASQRNDLVIALEDAAETATEATQQQFLDRLTPTQQQLLEEIFEAAMFDAQRATLLLLVLVVLLLLVASTFLPREIPEADERTDRSESPQGSTHETSETAVED; the protein is encoded by the coding sequence GTGAGTCTGACAACGTTCATCGTGGTTGTCAACGCCTCCCTGATGAACGTGGCGATTCCCACGATGGTGGACGAATTCGATACCACGGTCACCGTGATTCAAGGGGCGGTTTCACTCTACTCGCTGGTGATAGCTGCGCTAATTCTCCCAGCCGGTACGCTGCCGTCTCGGCGTAGTCCTCGGCGTGTGATGGCAGTCGCACTGACCGTCTACGCCGGCGGAACGCTGGTGGCGGCGATTAGCTGGAACACGACGGTCCTCTATCTCGGCTGGTCACTCGTCCAGGGTTCCGCGGCCGCTGTGATATTTCCCCTGACGTTCACTGTATTGACAGTCAGTTACGAAGACGATGACCGGGCAAAGGCGTTCGGCCTGCTGGCTGGCGTTCACGGGGTTGGATCGACTCTTGGACCGATTATCGGTGGGGCACTAACCACGTACGCAAGTTGGCGCTGGGGATTTTCTCTCCAAATCCTCGGTGCGGGGATTATTCTCTTCTTCGTTCAGTACGTGACTCCGAACCCGCTGTCGGAATCGCGCAGTTCGCTGGATAAAGGTGGGACGGCACTGTCCATCGTCGGTGCGACGTCGCTCGTCGCTGGATTCCTCCTGAGCGGAAAGTACGGGTGGTTGGTCGAACGGCGGCCGTTCGTCGTCGGCGAGATGCAGTTCAATCCGTTCGGGACGTCGCCGGCGATCTGGTTTCTCGGGGTCGGACTGCTCGCGTTCGCCGCGCTCGTTCAGTACGAACACCGACTGGAACGCGCCGGGAAGTCGCCGCTCGTTCCGCTACACGTACTGACGAACCGCCCTTTTTTAGCCGGCATTATAACGTACAATATACGCTCGATAGTCTCGGCCGGCTTCATGTTTATCTTCCCGGTCTATCTCCAGGCAGTACTCGGGTACACCGCTTTCGAAACCGGACTCGCGCTGTTGCCGTATTCCATCGCATCGATCCTCTTTGCGACGTTTACGACCGGCTGGCGGAAATACATCTCACCGAAGACGCTCGTCCAGGTCGGCATCGTGTGTATGGGCGCTGGACTGCTGGTACTGTACGAGCAGACGGGTCCCGGTCAGACGATCGGCCGGATGCTTCTTCCAGTGGCGCTTTACGGGGCCGGTGTCGGACTCATCGTGGCACAGATTGGCAATATGACGATGTCAGCTGTCCCGACCACGGACTCCCCCGAGGCATCCGCCGTCCTGAACGTGAGCAGTTCGATCGGATTCGCCCTGGGGACAGCGGTCGTCGGCTCGTATTTTCTCGGACGGTTCTACGGGAGCGTCGTCGACGGGGTCCTCCGAGCGGAACACGTGACCGTTTCAGCGTCGCAACGAAACGATCTGGTGATCGCCCTCGAGGACGCAGCGGAGACGGCGACCGAAGCCACACAACAACAGTTTCTGGACCGACTCACTCCGACACAACAACAGTTGCTCGAGGAGATCTTCGAGGCTGCGATGTTCGACGCCCAGCGGGCGACGTTGCTCCTCCTCGTACTGGTCGTGTTGCTCTTGCTCGTCGCATCGACGTTCTTGCCACGGGAGATACCAGAAGCCGACGAACGAACCGACCGCTCCGAATCGCCCCAGGGTTCGACACATGAAACGTCTGAAACAGCCGTGGAGGACTGA